From the Lytechinus variegatus isolate NC3 chromosome 5, Lvar_3.0, whole genome shotgun sequence genome, the window TGAAAGCTGTGGCCGactaacattttgaaaataattaagagGCAGATATCGCGATCGTAAGATGGGATGGTACTATGTAACAGAACCTTGATAAAATTGCATAGAATGCCGAATTTATGTTCTGTTAAccccattttctttttccaaaCTCTTCTTTTGTATGATAGTGTCGATCGTACTGATGATACCCAGCGTATTCTTCACCGAATGTGATGAGAGTGTCTCGGTTGGCCACATCATCACCTACAGCTATGTCACGATGGTCATCTTCGTCATTCCAATGTTTGTCCATGCCTATTGCCACGTCCGCATTCTACGGGACTTCTCCCGCAGCGACCGGGAGCGCAAGAAAAGCGAAGGCAGCATCCGAcgagcaaatcggcaaggcccTGGCCAGCGACATCGCGACAAACGATCCCTGACACGACAGGTTGTCGTCATCGTGCTCGTCTTCTTCGTCTGCCGCGCTCCGCTCGAGGTCTTTCTCCTCTGGAAGGTCAACATGATGTACAGACTCGGGGAAGCGTTCGTCCTCGGGCGGACTGCGTCAATCGTGCATCTCGCGTGCAAAACTTTGGCGTACTTCACGGGCGTCATCAATCCATTCTTGTACGCCTTCTGCAGTCCGAGTTTTAAGTCGGTCTTCCGGGAGATGCTTCCTAAAACGTGGAGAAGGGACAGCGCTGATTCCTCAACGCACATCCTACCAAGGCGTGAGAGCAGGAACCGCAGGAATTCATATACCAACGAAGAAGATTCACGAAGGCAGAGCCAGTACGAGAATGAACGTTGAGATGCCCCTTTTCTGCTCAACATTTGGTTGACAGCTATATCGTTacatttgaaagaataaataaaggCAAAAACGATCTAAAGTGAGGATGATGCTGgatgaggagaaagaaaagacaaaaaccAGAAGAAAGTGAAACTTAGAaactgaacaaaaaagaaaggttaATATAAAAGAAGGGGGAATTGAGAGAATGAGAGGGAGAGGGAAGgggaagaaatcaaagaaatgaaGACAGAATAACCAAGACGATGTAGACGAGCTTTGAGATTTTCATTAGTCACTATATTTCATTTGTGTAATACTACCTCAGTTATATATTGGTTTTGTTTTAGATTTACATTTATATGTTGATGACTGAAGCTCATATTCTGCAGCccaactcccatctttttattgtaaatagAATTGCAAGAAGGCCTACCTGTATATTTCCAGGATTTTAGAAACAATGCGTCTTTGATTTGGAGTCTCAAATGAAGCCCTATTGCAACAGAGTTCATGAGTAAATGGATTGTATCAAAATGATCCTGAAAAATCAGAGCCTCATAGCCCTCATTCATATTgtcttgaaattgaaaattgattggataacacaagtttatttttcttacattcGATTCTCATTCATAAATTGTAATGGAAACAAGATATTgatggaatatgaaataaaaccttATTTAAAACGTTGACTTCTCTGTTGGTTTCAATCAATAAACTGTTAAATACTCCtaacatttcacaaaatctcaACTTGTGCTTCTTTTGGATTAACTGCATAAAGTAATCGTTTGAACACGGTGGGAGGGATATCAGTTGGCATCCGTCTTCTTCCCccatccctccccccccccctcctctctctctcacacacacatgcaAACTTTTTCTCTCCCATCTCTCCACCTAATCTTTATCCCgttatctcccccccccctctctctctcaggCCTATACATAATAAACTCTTCATTCAACATCTCTTTATTTCTCAAATGCTTTCACATTCCTTCATCTATCCCTCTAAGCTCTATCCCTGCAGATCTTGGAGTTCTTGCAAAAACAAAGTTGCACTtagtaaacaaattttcggcattactcctatgtgtttaagaGCGCATGCTTGATCTGTAATGGAAAAATCATAGgtcggaaaaaaaaaaaaaaattgtttacaaattataatttctcctattaaagcctctttatttacatctattgtccacggccgACTGCATTTGCATAATGAGTCAGAGAGATGAGGATcaagggtatttgaattccagttcatcatGGCTTGGcagtgaaccagaatagcctggtggttaagtcGCTGTCCGGCAAGCAGTAGTTGAAAGGTttgaatcccactggttccaattttttctgcctttgattttcattaaagattGAGCATGCCATCTTAAATACATAGAAGTAATGCCaacaaatttgtttacaaattataatttctcctattaaagcctctttatttacttaccggtttaaagcctctttatttacttacCGGTAAGTTGCAATTAAATGCAACTTACTTTTCAACCAGGAGCAATTTTTTGGGAtcttatgtttatattttttaacttttaagTTTCGTTTAAAAGCAACCCTTTCTGCAACAACCCCCTGATCTTGTTACATTACAAATCACATATTTTGATTGACGGGTAAAAATACATTTGCTATTACTGACTCACTTAGAGCCTTTCATCACCCATGCATACCCTCATCACAAGTTGCAGATTGGGGCACATTTCACAGAATTCGAACCTtgtgaaaaggaaagagagataaaatgtgGTGTGACTGTGAGTGAATACACAAGATACTTTATTATCAATAAAGAATTGTACATATGTATCTTGTATACTTCATAATATAGACTATATGTTACAATGATAAAGGTCAAGCCAATCATTCAGGTGCTTCACTAAAATTCACTTTGGATTGCTTGAGCAATCCCACAAAATTAAATACTAATGACTTTAAAGATGAATGTATGTGATAAAATTTTTCAGAAATCAACCAATTAAGCATGGTGACAGACTTTAACAGGAGCAATTAGGTTTAAAAGATGATAagccatcatcattttttttctattctctGGAGGAGAGGAGGAGAGTGTTTTCTTGTAATGAAAAATTCAGCATAAATCAAAATTAGACTTGGTACTTTTAAAACcttacaaaataaacaaagaccTAAAGGGCAATATATTCAAGACAAATGGTAGATGGTGACTGCTGGGTAGTAACACCACTGTCAATGCATGTTATAGgaaaatgtatgttttaaatAGGGGTTATCTATCTTGGTAGAAAAGAAGAACAATCGTCTTATTGTAGATAATGGATAtaatcaggaaaataaattgaaggcGTCGTTggtttattgtacatgtagctttgaaTGAAACTGTGTTTTTAATCACTGATACTTTCCAAATCAGAATAAACATATGGATCAATTTATTATGTGGAGAACAAAAATAactcttttaaaaaattaaattcacaATCTTGTTATGCCCAAAATTCCAAAATATAGCATTGCGTCAAGATTTTCTTTATCAAGttcataaatttgcataaagaACAGtacagataataaaaaaaagtactcCTTTAGCCAATTTGTGATAAAAACCATATTCTGTAAACTTGACTATTGTGATGCACTGTACAACCAGGGAACAATTGAAACTACTTAAATTCAACAATGCAAAATACTCATTTCGTAGTAACTCTTGTTTTCTTATCCCATGAGAAGTTGGCTCCATAACTCTTGGCCCTGGGTTTGGATACCTGAGGTTCGGCCACCTCATATTGCCACCCTGGAGAATTAAGAGAAGATACAataggaaaaaataatattcctaGAAACATTAACATGCAAATTACTCAGGGAAAGTGTCATACTCTCACCTTATTGAAAACATGTATGTTTCACCAAGCTGAAATGTATGGTATACCAGAAAATTGATAATTGATTCTTCATCATGAATGGCTTGAGGCATCACATCCACGTGTACAATCTGTTGCACCAAGTGCTACAAACTCCCACTACTGAGATCAAATAAAGGTTCAACATGCATGCTTTAGACTGGATGAAAAATCAAGtttaaactattttattttttagttgtatttaaatgcaactcttcgTGCAACCGGCTCTTGGATGTGGAATCTCAGTATTGCTTCTGATTACTAAAATTTCATggcaagaaatatttgaattcagGTTTAAACTTCAACAAGAAAGACAAGAAATATAATAACACCCTGACAGGTATTTGTCAGGGAATATAATATCAGGGGCAAACAAGCTCTTTCAAGGAATTGCATATTTGCATGTCTCACTGATGAATTTataaatttgaaagaaacaagaaTACTACAGAGTTTCAAGACTTTATTTCAAACTTACCGTTCTTTTCTGCAAATCTGATTGCTTCTTCCTTTGTCCTAAACGAGACATCAACATTGGATAGTGGATCAGCCCTGTGATTAGAACACAAagtcacagaaaaaaaaatgtatctatcATAACAAGGTAGCACACAACATAACTGGGGAAAATAGGATGCTTGACCACAGTTTCAGAAAGCTGTTAGTAAACTTTTTAATACTGAGTGAAAATTAATTAACGAAGGACTGAAATAAAAAAGGCAAAAGTTTGCCCATGAATTCTTAACTAGCATTTGACAAAGTATGTCTGTTCTTGAAATAATCAAAACCAAATTGTGGCAAAAATATAGTTGGCATGAAAATTGTAAATCAATAATTAGGAATGTTCATTAAAGGGATACTGCGGGCTGAAATTgtttatatctgaataaataaagtagcctaaattatcaaaatctaatataaacaaatagtgaagttattgaattttatttagcaatatattgtgaaaacagttacatgcacgtcatcatgaatattaattattcGGAATGATGTcgcatccccactttcctttttctttatgttTCTAGAGGAAAttataaatgtttaattttcatacatgtgtgaatggaATGTCtcctttgtaataaaaaatgttgcAGCGTTGAATGTCTAATatattaaatcagttgtcaatccaacttTCTTGGTTCTTGAcggaaaaatttgaataaatctgatttcacataaaaaataaaatacaaaagaacaagtgcaGATATGACAACATCAGTTTGCTCTAGAaaataggagcgccttgagcacctaacaaggtggatatgtgcgcaatataaatatcctatactattatagaaaataaatgaagacatgcctagaactgatTCACcatcaccagaataatgcaaatctttaaaatatcatatcttTATATTCCTTGTTCGACTTTAATcaaattgtcagcattttgtctgtctaatttttctttttctgtttgaatgaatcatatcattttcaacctggagtacccctttaagtgatattcatatttatctGATTTGATTTGCACGATCTTTTATACAGCCATCAGCCTTCACCTGCATTCATGCAATTTTCTTACCAACTCCTTTTCCTGTTGGGACTCAACCATTTACACATGGTTTTGTAGACAATATCAGTCGAATCTGGTATAGTGGGAGCACATATTGAATGTGATTGAGAAAttcatttggctttccataatctGTAAAATCTCTTGTAAATATGGATACTTTAAAAAACAGCTAGCTTGCTTCATGAGACACCCCATGAGGTTCAGTTTTTACAATTGTGCTACAGCAACATTTAGGCTTTTAGAACacaattctataaaaaaaaaatagtattgaaaaaagaaggttttagaataaataattattatcagaGAAATGGATTATTCATCTTAGAGATGCATTCAATTCTATATGAAAACTATACCAGGCTTAACTTTTATTTATCTACCCAGAAATAATGGGCAATGGCAGTGAACTTGGTAAAATGGTCATGAATACTCAAGTACAAATCTGGGGGCAGATTCATACAAATGATGTCATATGTCTAAATTTGTTATCCTTTATGAAAACGTACAGAATGGGCCAACATTCCCACAGAATGTCCATTCATGAGTTTATGATTGTTCCATGAAACTGGTTACTTACGTGGATGTCCATCCCATCAGGGGGTTCTCCCACCTCTCTCTGGTGTCAAACTCCAAGGTCCATCGATGGATGTTGTTAGTACCCGACTGCATAGCATGCTTGGTTGGTACGAAGATGCGAACTCTTCTGGTCTTGATGTGCTCCTCAGGAATACCAGAAATGGTAGTAATATCCATctacagtgaaaaaaaatatataaatgcatGACATCGGCAATTATGGCTCTTCCAAATAGTCGATAGTATATATTCTCAGTTAGCACAAAGCAATATTCAATGTTtcaatggtatatgaatttGGAAATGATTAACAAGTTGGGATTAGGCGTTAATCCAATAGTAATATTGATTCTATTTCCGTTTAACGTTATAGGTCTTCTTGCTTAATGTTGATTCCATATACTGCCTTTCCcattttttgtctttcaatttttCTCTGACCTCCTATTTCGTTATAAAACTTCTGCTTTCTCCTCTTAGTaggttttttttctgctattctttCCTTTCCTCATATTGACCTTCATTTACTATACCATACACCACCATTTTCTGATTTTCTTGCAATGGGTTTTGTCAGAAccactgtcataactttgttaatcTCACTCACCCCCACCCACTGAAGTTCATGATAAATTGTATTCTCATTTATCTTCTCTCCTCTTCCTTCACCTTTTTAATCCTCGTACACTTCTTTTTGTTAATTACCCAGCACATAATAATCCATACTGATGCGCGACGTATCTCACTGCATCATGCATGTGAACTGTGATGTGGACCCACCCATGGGTGCACTACATGCTTCCGTGCACAGGAAAATCACAGGCACGGTGCGGCCCTGATATGGCAAAAGGGTTTCTCTTGAAATGTTGAGTttttgacaaaatttcaaaTCCGGACAATTTTTCACTGGTGGGATCGGTTTGTCGCAAAAATGCGTAGCTTTCGAGATAGCATCGGCTATCTAGGttaattcattaaattttgGTCCAATTTTTATGGTAAAACTGTCTATCTCGCACATAGCCGACTTGTAACCGAAAGCTTCCATGGAAAACTGGTCTATCTCTGACTTAGACTGCTTTACCATGCAAATTGTACTGCTaatctttccttatttcaacgGGAAAACAGTTAACTGGCGAAGACTATGCAATTGTGGATGTGAAGCATCCACCGCCTATACACTCCCGTCTGCCCAATCAATATTCATGTACCGGTGGTATTCATCTCATCGTTTGACGTGTTGTGGTACCGggcagtcagactgcaggtccctatgctaatgagcaaaatagccagattcatccaaataatcttgtggctgaatcctcctccttgcaaaatcttgtgattcgtgagatttctttctctaagaaattacctgttttaacctcaagttgaatgaaatattattgcaccatcagatagagtgaATGTTATTCTTTCATactggtcatttattttgtatacaatattttgataaataagtaaatttctggcctaaaaatgtgcctcaaaactgaattttcttcctcagttttcttttgcaaattgtgcaaatttttttattttgagcctcaatgatatataTCACCacaaagctgaacttctgtactttctcacaataccactcttgatatgcggcaccttttaatcgggtctagatcacacttttcccatcAAGGTACAAGatgagatttctgaaattttgtacttgcatgaaatgcagagttctgattggctggataaggttcacagaacaggCGCAGGTAAATTGAGGAGATTACCaaatgggaagtgtgaccttcccatgaacccaggcactggaactGTTCCAATTTGCCAGTGTGTGGTctatttgaccaatcagagtgtagtattcttgttttcaagctgcATTATGTAATTGgccaatgaaaagtgtgatcttgacccaattaaaccaattcttatatTGAAACCTataccattttaaagcatattcagctttatcatgatctaaaaatcatttcagctcaaataaaaataaagtgtgaaaatagcagcttttgtcaggtgaaaataattatttgtagCAAGTTTAGATAAAAAAttgaacctatattacaaaatctttgaataaattcaaacacatgacctgaaagaatgattcttcttctttacaatgataccaaaataatgaaattcgatgcacaaatAGACGAGCAATGATCGAATGAAAAGAGGGGTTTTGGTTCgaatcaagctcattaaatatgcacaaaacatctcaagtcatgaatatcacttagATAAAAGAAGcaactttcttgggacctgccgTCTGACTGCGGGATCTGTACTGGTACCTGTATTGCTGCTGTGTGCCAACGACTTGAGATCATTATTAAAACCGAAGATATTATCGTTACACTGAGGGATTGCCAGCATTGCCTGGTATATTTCGCTTTTCCACATCCCTCCCGC encodes:
- the LOC121414793 gene encoding somatostatin receptor type 5-like translates to MATDNAPDNALVIGDITTTISTSPSLLHPAEGQNFNSTTPDVDLPFIELFDIYFFLPIAVIGIPCNVIVIWFIAFVPSLRTVINQLKANLALADVIYLTVNPLVNALVVNELSWWQCQIISYMQYIAQQATCCLLLVMTIIRYDATIHPLTSEARCTGARRIVAIVVAWTVSIVLMIPSVFFTECDESVSVGHIITYSYVTMVIFVIPMFVHAYCHVRILRDFSRSDRERKKSEGSIRRANRQGPGQRHRDKRSLTRQVVVIVLVFFVCRAPLEVFLLWKVNMMYRLGEAFVLGRTASIVHLACKTLAYFTGVINPFLYAFCSPSFKSVFREMLPKTWRRDSADSSTHILPRRESRNRRNSYTNEEDSRRQSQYENER
- the LOC121415630 gene encoding NADH dehydrogenase [ubiquinone] iron-sulfur protein 4, mitochondrial-like — translated: MASLWKSFSVLRPKLWSCNQLTCRTLAVSAIPRAAANPTETRIEEIKEKTMDITTISGIPEEHIKTRRVRIFVPTKHAMQSGTNNIHRWTLEFDTRERWENPLMGWTSTADPLSNVDVSFRTKEEAIRFAEKNGWQYEVAEPQVSKPRAKSYGANFSWDKKTRVTTK